One window of the Acinonyx jubatus isolate Ajub_Pintada_27869175 chromosome A2, VMU_Ajub_asm_v1.0, whole genome shotgun sequence genome contains the following:
- the GNG14 gene encoding putative guanine nucleotide-binding protein G(I)/G(S)/G(O) subunit gamma-14 isoform X3, producing the protein MSSKVAIGSDIGQARRAVEQLRVEAGIDRMKVSKAAGDLLQFCTERAKSDPFLVGIPAATNPFKEKKPCAIL; encoded by the exons ATGTCCAGCAAGGTGGCCATTGGCAGCGACATCGGGCAGGCCCGCCGGGCTGTGGAGCAGCTGCGGGTGGAGGCGGGCATCGACCGCATGAAG GTGTCCAAGGCGGCCGGCGACCTGCTGCAGTTCTGCACGGAGCGGGCCAAGAGCGACCCCTTCCTTGTGGGCATCCCGGCTGCCACCAACCCCTTCAAGGAGAAGAAGCCCTGTGCCATCTTATAA